A region of Eubacterium sp. 1001713B170207_170306_E7 DNA encodes the following proteins:
- a CDS encoding GNAT family N-acetyltransferase: MDFKLRPWRESDIDCVAEYANNKKIADNLRNAFPWPYTREDARGYVMSCIEAGEARQCTRAIDIDGRAVGSIGIFLEADVYCKNAEIGYWLAEPFWGHGIMSAAIRELTGCALEHYGLARIHAEPFAHNLGSRRALEKAGYTLERILKKRVFKNGTIFDSCLYAFTR, from the coding sequence ATGGATTTTAAATTACGACCCTGGCGGGAAAGCGACATCGACTGCGTGGCAGAATACGCCAACAATAAAAAGATCGCGGATAACCTGCGCAATGCCTTTCCCTGGCCCTATACCCGCGAGGACGCCCGCGGCTATGTGATGAGCTGTATCGAGGCCGGCGAAGCCCGCCAGTGCACCCGGGCCATCGACATAGACGGCAGGGCCGTTGGCAGTATCGGTATTTTTCTGGAAGCGGATGTGTACTGTAAAAACGCCGAAATCGGCTACTGGCTGGCCGAGCCCTTCTGGGGGCATGGGATCATGTCCGCGGCCATCCGCGAGCTGACAGGCTGCGCCCTGGAGCATTACGGCCTGGCGCGCATCCACGCCGAGCCCTTTGCCCATAACCTCGGCTCCCGCCGGGCGCTGGAAAAGGCCGGCTACACCCTGGAGAGGATTTTAAAAAAACGCGTTTTTAAAAACGGCACGATTTTTGACAGCTGTCTTTACGCTTTTACACGCTGA
- a CDS encoding flavodoxin family protein: MKIVGIHGSPRPQGNSTVLVDAVLEGAKEKGAEVLSFNLNALNIKGCQACGACHKTKDSFCVQKDDMQRIYEAIADANAVVIGAPIYMAQMSAQTMLFLNRLYALMYTTQDGKSHFKTGPKRVVTVYSQGAPMAGHYVPYFDMSDASFGMMLQGKVENRIVCANAYTDELIADAREAGKKLTE; encoded by the coding sequence GTGAAAATTGTAGGAATCCACGGCAGTCCCCGTCCTCAGGGCAACAGCACCGTTCTGGTGGACGCAGTGCTCGAAGGCGCAAAGGAAAAGGGCGCAGAGGTTCTGTCCTTTAACCTGAACGCGCTGAACATCAAAGGCTGTCAGGCCTGCGGCGCCTGCCACAAAACCAAGGACAGCTTCTGTGTTCAGAAAGACGACATGCAGCGCATCTACGAAGCCATTGCCGACGCCAACGCAGTGGTCATCGGCGCGCCCATCTACATGGCTCAGATGAGCGCCCAGACCATGCTGTTCTTAAACCGCCTCTACGCCCTGATGTACACCACCCAGGATGGAAAATCCCATTTTAAGACCGGCCCCAAGCGCGTGGTCACGGTTTATTCCCAGGGCGCGCCAATGGCCGGCCACTACGTCCCCTATTTTGACATGTCCGATGCTTCCTTTGGCATGATGCTCCAGGGCAAGGTGGAAAACCGCATTGTCTGCGCCAACGCCTACACCGACGAGCTCATCGCCGATGCCCGGGAGGCCGGTAAAAAGCTCACCGAATAG